In Polaribacter sp. Hel_I_88, the following proteins share a genomic window:
- a CDS encoding polyribonucleotide nucleotidyltransferase produces the protein MIPKVFREVIDLGDGRTISLETGKLAKQAHGSVVVQMGKAMLLCTVVSSYKAGTVDFLPLTVDYREKFAAAGRYPGGFFKREARPSDGEVLTMRLVDRVLRPLFPKDYHSEVQVMIQLMSHDEDVMPDALAGLAASAAIQLSDFPFECPISEARVARVNGEFVINPTRAQLAESDIDMMIGASADSVMMVEGEMDEISEEEMADAIKFAHEAIKVQCAAQVKLAEAFGKKETRTYEGEREDAELASKIHDLVYDKCYAIAKKGTSKVERTDAFEEVKEELKASFTEEELEDYGDLVGKYFNKAQKSAVRELTLAEGLRLDGRKTDEIRPIWCEVDYLPSVHGSSIFTRGETQALATVTLGTSRDANKIDMPSYEGEENFYLHYNFPPFCTGEARPLRGTSRREVGHGNLAQRGLKGMIPADCPYTVRVVSEVLESNGSSSMATVCAGTMALMDAGVQMIRPVSGIAMGLISDGDRYAVLSDILGDEDHLGDMDFKVTGTSEGITACQMDIKVKGLSYEILVNALKQARSGRLHILEKLTDTIPAANAEVKAHAPKMVNRRIPNDMIGAFIGPGGKHIQELQKETGTTIVITEDAVTEEGIIEILGTDPAGIEQVIAKIESMLFKPEVGSAYEVKVIKMLDFGAVVEYVEAPGNEVLLHVSELAWERTENVTDVVNMGDVFDVKYFGLDPRTRKEKVSRKALLPKPEGYSARPPRDDKRSGGRDNRGSSNNRGRDDRKPRAPREPRKED, from the coding sequence ATGATTCCAAAAGTATTTAGAGAGGTTATAGACCTTGGAGATGGAAGAACCATCTCATTAGAAACTGGTAAATTAGCCAAACAAGCTCATGGTTCAGTTGTTGTTCAAATGGGAAAAGCAATGTTGTTATGTACAGTGGTATCTAGCTATAAAGCTGGTACAGTAGACTTTTTACCTTTAACAGTAGATTATAGAGAAAAATTTGCAGCTGCAGGACGTTATCCTGGAGGATTCTTTAAAAGAGAAGCAAGACCAAGTGATGGTGAAGTATTAACAATGCGTTTAGTAGACCGTGTTTTACGTCCACTATTTCCAAAAGATTATCATAGTGAAGTGCAAGTAATGATTCAGTTAATGTCTCATGATGAAGATGTTATGCCAGATGCCTTAGCAGGTTTAGCAGCATCAGCAGCGATTCAATTATCTGATTTCCCTTTTGAGTGCCCAATTTCTGAAGCAAGAGTTGCTAGAGTTAATGGCGAATTCGTGATCAACCCAACAAGAGCACAATTAGCGGAATCTGACATTGATATGATGATTGGAGCTTCTGCGGATTCTGTAATGATGGTAGAGGGTGAAATGGATGAAATTTCTGAAGAAGAAATGGCAGACGCTATTAAGTTTGCTCATGAAGCTATTAAGGTACAATGTGCTGCTCAAGTAAAATTAGCTGAAGCTTTTGGTAAAAAAGAAACAAGAACATACGAAGGAGAAAGAGAAGATGCAGAGTTAGCTTCAAAAATACACGACCTTGTTTACGACAAATGTTATGCAATTGCTAAAAAAGGAACTTCTAAAGTAGAGCGTACAGATGCATTTGAAGAAGTTAAAGAAGAATTAAAAGCTTCTTTTACTGAAGAAGAATTAGAAGATTATGGAGATTTAGTTGGAAAATATTTCAACAAAGCTCAAAAATCTGCAGTTAGAGAATTAACGTTAGCAGAAGGTTTGCGTTTAGATGGACGTAAAACTGATGAAATTAGACCAATTTGGTGTGAGGTAGATTACTTACCATCTGTGCATGGTTCATCAATCTTTACACGTGGAGAAACTCAAGCATTAGCTACAGTAACTTTAGGAACTTCTAGAGATGCAAACAAAATAGATATGCCATCTTATGAAGGTGAAGAAAATTTCTATTTACATTATAACTTCCCTCCTTTTTGTACAGGTGAAGCAAGACCATTAAGAGGAACTTCTAGAAGAGAAGTTGGTCATGGTAACTTGGCTCAACGTGGTTTAAAAGGAATGATTCCTGCAGATTGCCCATATACAGTAAGAGTAGTTTCTGAAGTTTTAGAATCTAATGGTTCTTCTTCTATGGCAACTGTTTGTGCTGGTACCATGGCTTTAATGGATGCAGGTGTACAAATGATAAGACCAGTTTCTGGTATTGCCATGGGATTAATTTCTGATGGAGATCGTTACGCAGTTTTATCGGATATTTTAGGTGATGAAGATCACTTAGGTGATATGGATTTTAAAGTAACTGGTACTTCTGAAGGAATTACAGCTTGCCAAATGGATATTAAAGTAAAAGGACTTTCTTACGAAATTTTAGTGAATGCACTAAAACAAGCAAGAAGTGGTCGTTTACACATTTTAGAGAAATTGACTGACACTATTCCTGCTGCAAATGCAGAAGTAAAAGCACATGCTCCTAAAATGGTTAACAGAAGAATTCCTAATGATATGATTGGTGCCTTTATTGGACCAGGAGGAAAACATATTCAGGAATTACAGAAAGAAACAGGAACAACAATTGTTATTACTGAAGACGCTGTAACTGAAGAAGGAATTATCGAAATTTTAGGAACAGACCCAGCAGGAATTGAGCAGGTAATTGCTAAGATTGAATCGATGTTATTCAAGCCAGAAGTTGGTAGCGCTTACGAAGTAAAAGTAATTAAAATGCTAGATTTTGGAGCTGTTGTAGAGTATGTAGAAGCACCAGGAAACGAAGTGTTATTGCACGTATCAGAATTAGCTTGGGAGCGTACAGAAAACGTAACTGATGTTGTTAACATGGGTGATGTTTTTGATGTGAAGTACTTTGGTTTAGACCCAAGAACTCGTAAAGAAAAAGTTTCTAGAAAAGCTTTATTACCAAAACCAGAAGGCTATTCAGCAAGACCACCAAGAGACGATAAACGTTCTGGAGGAAGAGACAACAGAGGAAGTAGCAATAATCGTGGACGTGATGACAGAAAGCCAAGAGCGCCAAGAGAACCTAGAAAAGAAGACTAA
- the accD gene encoding acetyl-CoA carboxylase, carboxyltransferase subunit beta, giving the protein MAWFKRTDKGIQTATEDKKDTPKGLWYKTPSGKIIDTEELKKNLYVSPEDGYHVRIGSKEYFELFFDDNKFKELNEGLTSKDPLKFEDTKKYPDRLKAAQEKTKLNDAVRTAVGKSLGKDLVIAAMDFAFIGGSMGSVVGEKIARAINYSIENKIPFLMISKSGGARMMEASLSLMQLVKTSAKLAQLADVKIPYISLCTDPTTGGTTASYAMLGDINIAEPNALIAFAGPRVVKDTTGKELPEGFQKSEFVLEHGFLDAIYERKDLKKQVNLYIDLIQNIPVRKEEAV; this is encoded by the coding sequence ATGGCTTGGTTTAAAAGAACTGATAAAGGAATACAAACTGCAACAGAGGACAAGAAAGACACGCCTAAAGGACTGTGGTACAAAACTCCAAGTGGAAAAATTATTGACACAGAAGAGTTAAAAAAGAACTTATATGTAAGTCCAGAAGATGGCTATCATGTAAGAATTGGTAGTAAAGAATACTTCGAATTATTTTTTGATGACAACAAGTTTAAAGAATTAAATGAAGGGTTAACCTCTAAAGATCCTTTAAAGTTCGAGGACACTAAAAAATATCCAGACAGATTAAAAGCAGCTCAAGAAAAAACAAAATTAAACGATGCTGTTAGAACTGCTGTAGGAAAATCACTAGGAAAAGATTTGGTAATAGCTGCCATGGATTTTGCCTTTATTGGTGGTTCTATGGGTTCTGTAGTTGGAGAAAAAATTGCACGTGCAATTAATTATTCAATCGAGAATAAGATTCCATTTTTAATGATTTCAAAATCTGGAGGCGCAAGAATGATGGAAGCCTCGCTTTCTTTAATGCAATTGGTAAAAACATCTGCAAAATTAGCGCAACTAGCAGACGTTAAAATTCCATACATTTCTTTATGTACAGATCCAACAACGGGTGGTACAACAGCTTCTTATGCTATGTTGGGTGATATTAATATTGCAGAACCAAATGCATTAATTGCGTTTGCAGGGCCAAGAGTTGTAAAAGACACTACAGGAAAAGAATTACCAGAAGGTTTTCAAAAATCTGAATTTGTGTTAGAACATGGTTTCTTAGATGCTATTTATGAGCGTAAAGACCTTAAAAAACAAGTGAATTTATATATTGATTTGATACAGAATATTCCTGTTAGAAAAGAGGAAGCTGTATAG
- the fbaA gene encoding class II fructose-bisphosphate aldolase, with amino-acid sequence MSHNIKPGVATGKEVQEIFNYAKEKGFALPAVNVVGSNTINGVLETAKELNAPVIIQFSNGGAQFQAGKGLSNENEKAAIAGGIAGAKHIHALAEAYGVTVILHTDHCAKKLLPWIDGLLDASEIHFKETGKPLYSSHMIDLSEEPLEENIEICKEYLARMSKMGMTLEIELGITGGEEDGVDNSDVDASKLYTQPEEVAYAYEELLKVSPQFTIAAAFGNVHGVYKPGNVKLTPKILKNSQEFVTKRYGVEENHIDFVFHGGSGSTLEEIREAIGYGVIKMNIDTDLQFAFTEGIRDYMQGKADYLATQIGNPDGAEQPNKKYYDPRKWLRLGEETFKARLKQAFADLNNVDTL; translated from the coding sequence ATGAGTCATAATATTAAACCTGGTGTAGCAACAGGAAAAGAAGTTCAAGAAATTTTTAACTACGCAAAAGAAAAAGGGTTTGCATTACCAGCAGTTAATGTTGTAGGTTCTAACACAATTAATGGTGTTTTAGAAACTGCAAAAGAATTAAATGCGCCAGTAATCATTCAGTTTTCGAATGGTGGAGCACAGTTTCAAGCAGGTAAAGGATTATCAAACGAAAATGAAAAGGCAGCCATTGCTGGTGGAATTGCAGGAGCAAAACATATACATGCATTAGCAGAAGCTTATGGAGTTACTGTAATTTTACATACAGACCATTGTGCAAAAAAATTATTGCCTTGGATTGATGGATTGCTAGACGCAAGTGAAATCCACTTTAAAGAAACTGGTAAGCCCTTATATAGTTCTCATATGATAGATTTATCTGAAGAACCTTTAGAAGAAAACATCGAAATTTGTAAAGAATACCTTGCTAGAATGAGCAAAATGGGTATGACTTTAGAAATTGAGTTGGGAATAACTGGTGGTGAAGAAGATGGTGTTGACAATTCTGATGTAGATGCATCTAAATTATATACACAACCAGAAGAAGTTGCTTATGCTTATGAGGAATTGTTAAAAGTTTCTCCACAGTTTACAATTGCAGCAGCTTTTGGAAACGTGCATGGAGTTTACAAGCCAGGAAACGTAAAATTAACTCCGAAAATTTTAAAGAATTCTCAAGAATTTGTTACCAAAAGATATGGTGTTGAAGAAAATCACATCGATTTTGTGTTTCATGGTGGTTCTGGTTCTACTTTAGAAGAAATTAGAGAAGCAATTGGGTATGGAGTTATCAAAATGAATATTGATACGGATTTACAATTTGCTTTTACAGAAGGAATTAGAGATTACATGCAAGGAAAAGCAGATTATTTAGCAACCCAAATTGGGAATCCTGATGGAGCTGAGCAACCAAATAAAAAATATTACGATCCTAGAAAATGGTTACGTTTAGGAGAAGAAACTTTTAAAGCACGTTTAAAGCAAGCATTTGCAGATTTAAATAACGTAGATACTTTATAA
- a CDS encoding site-specific integrase, protein MKKYPTIYLEQQVHRNSSKLLIRFEYHNDLIAIIRGIGDATWSKTLATWYLENTKENYDKIITAFKGVTTINASKISKTNPFKRKLTNEQKTILNNFFLYLKGKRYSKSTIDTYTFFMADFVNFHSKTPLEELTNRDVELFIEKVFIERNYSVSTQRQFISALKIFIVFYPQIKINDLVLERPKKSRKLPNVLSSEEVIKIIQVTKNLKHRAILVLLYSSGLRISEVTHLLLRNIDINRRQLKIEHGKGRKDRYVSLAATFLPLLQNYLVTYAPTLFFVEGLKGKKYSESSIRKFLHKSVAKAGITKKVTPHTLRHSYATHLLENGVGLRHIQELLGHAKPETTMIYTHVAKKDLLEVQSPLDTILLHLKKNNKREEKFLLSGNNNL, encoded by the coding sequence ATGAAAAAATATCCAACCATTTATTTAGAACAGCAAGTGCATCGCAACTCATCTAAACTATTAATTAGGTTTGAGTATCATAATGATCTGATTGCTATCATTAGGGGTATTGGTGACGCTACATGGAGTAAAACTTTAGCAACTTGGTACTTAGAAAATACTAAAGAGAATTATGATAAAATTATTACAGCTTTTAAAGGAGTAACCACTATTAACGCAAGTAAAATTAGCAAAACCAACCCTTTTAAAAGAAAATTAACAAACGAGCAAAAAACGATTTTAAATAATTTTTTCTTGTATTTAAAAGGAAAAAGATACAGCAAAAGTACTATTGATACCTATACCTTTTTTATGGCTGATTTTGTTAATTTTCATTCAAAAACACCTTTAGAAGAACTCACGAACAGAGATGTTGAACTTTTTATTGAAAAAGTATTTATTGAGCGAAACTATTCTGTGAGTACGCAAAGACAATTTATTAGTGCTTTAAAGATTTTTATTGTTTTTTATCCTCAAATAAAAATTAATGACCTCGTATTAGAACGCCCTAAGAAGTCTAGAAAATTACCTAATGTTTTATCATCTGAAGAAGTTATTAAAATAATACAAGTTACTAAGAATTTAAAGCACAGAGCTATCCTAGTTTTACTCTATTCTTCTGGTTTAAGAATTAGTGAGGTAACTCATTTATTATTACGCAATATCGATATCAATAGGAGACAGCTAAAGATTGAACATGGTAAAGGAAGAAAGGACAGGTATGTAAGTTTAGCAGCTACTTTTTTACCATTATTGCAAAATTACTTAGTTACGTATGCTCCTACATTGTTTTTTGTTGAGGGGTTGAAAGGAAAAAAATATTCTGAAAGTAGTATCCGAAAGTTTTTACATAAAAGTGTAGCAAAAGCAGGCATTACTAAAAAAGTAACGCCCCATACGTTACGACATAGTTATGCAACCCATTTGTTAGAAAATGGCGTTGGTTTAAGACATATACAAGAACTTTTAGGCCATGCCAAACCAGAAACTACAATGATTTATACCCATGTAGCAAAAAAAGATTTATTAGAAGTACAGAGTCCATTAGATACAATTTTATTACATTTAAAGAAAAATAATAAACGAGAAGAAAAGTTCCTGTTATCCGGAAATAACAACTTATAA
- a CDS encoding DNA-binding protein codes for MSLRYRITKRNNSIKNNEEQYILQAVNTGTVDLEYAAKLISEECSLHEVDVRAVLIALGIKLEYFLTDGKIVDLGEMGRFKMGFSGVASNTEKDLTPKRNIKKYHVNYQPSKKMKRLLKAGVKTYKEGRRALD; via the coding sequence ATGTCTTTACGTTACAGAATTACCAAAAGAAACAATTCCATAAAAAATAATGAAGAACAGTATATTTTACAGGCTGTAAATACGGGTACTGTAGATTTAGAGTATGCTGCCAAACTAATAAGTGAGGAGTGTAGTTTACATGAGGTAGATGTTAGGGCTGTACTTATTGCGCTTGGAATAAAACTAGAGTATTTTCTTACCGATGGCAAAATTGTAGACCTTGGTGAAATGGGCCGTTTTAAAATGGGATTTTCTGGTGTGGCTAGCAATACCGAAAAAGATTTAACTCCAAAAAGAAACATAAAAAAATACCATGTAAATTACCAGCCTTCTAAAAAAATGAAGCGTTTGTTAAAAGCGGGTGTAAAAACTTACAAAGAGGGTAGAAGGGCTTTAGATTAA
- the rpsO gene encoding 30S ribosomal protein S15, whose amino-acid sequence MYLTKEVKEGIFEKHGKGKNDTGTSEGQIALFTHRINHLTGHLKKNRKDYNTERSLVMMVGKRRSLLDYLKKSDITRYRAIIAELGIRK is encoded by the coding sequence ATGTACTTAACTAAAGAAGTAAAGGAAGGAATCTTCGAAAAACACGGTAAAGGAAAAAACGATACTGGAACTTCAGAAGGTCAAATTGCGTTATTTACGCACAGAATTAACCATTTAACTGGGCACTTAAAAAAGAATCGTAAAGATTATAATACAGAGCGTTCTTTAGTAATGATGGTAGGTAAGCGTAGAAGTTTATTAGATTATTTAAAAAAATCTGATATTACAAGATATCGTGCAATTATCGCAGAATTAGGAATTAGAAAATAA